In one Silene latifolia isolate original U9 population chromosome 10, ASM4854445v1, whole genome shotgun sequence genomic region, the following are encoded:
- the LOC141604723 gene encoding uncharacterized protein LOC141604723 isoform X2, producing MQRSKAMDAHRAVTIRRVSSRERKLALLQDVDRLKKKLRHEENIHRALERAFTRPLGTLPRLPPYLPPYTLELLAEVAVLEEEVVRLEEQVVQFRKGLYQEAVNITSSKKTVEHSSDLNDLSPMKVTSQDEDNNNLLNFASKPQFENKDDEKGKENQSCTTPIRNKQHSPSQKSQIVRTPLKRPPIEKKTVEKKTSENRSDTQMSQLDCRVNGQDNAEPRLPVLPDERKSGNESPNELSENILKCLLSIFSRMNKSRRTLSLESFTSVTTSPSQSAGEPELLDPYKICSRFSERDVGPYKNLYSVDARSINPKRTANCLFLIRRLKILIAKLGSLKLQRLTHQEKLAFWINIYNSCMMNTFLEHGIPETPETVVALMQKATINVGGHQLGALTIEHFILRLPYHSKYTFSKGVKNDEMIARSTFGLELSEPLVTFALSCGSWSSPAVRIYTAAHVEKELEVAKREYLQATVSISKNNKLIIPKLLDWYLLDFAKDLESLLDWICLQLPNEHRKQALKCLERSKDEPISQTVQIMPYEFSFRYLLHR from the exons ATGCAAAGGAGTAAAGCAATGGATGCTCATAGAGCAGTCACAATTCGACGAGTTTCGAGTAGGGAGCGAAAATTGGCTTTATTACAAGAT GTCGATAGGCTAAAGAAGAAACTTAGACATGAAGAGAATATTCATAGAGCTCTTGAACGGGCATTTACGAGGCCACTTGGGACGCTTCCTCGTCTTCCACCGTATCTTCCACCTTAT ACTCTGGAACTTTTGGCTGAAGTTGCTGTGCTGGAAGAGGAGGTTGTTAGGCTGGAAGAACAAGTTGTACAGTTTCGAAAAGGACTATATCAAGAAGCTGTCAATATCACTTCCTCTAAAAAGACTGTCGAACATTCAAGTGATTTAAATGACCTTTCTCCGATGAAAGTTACAAGCCAGGACGAAGATAATAATAATCTCCTTAATTTTGCTTCAAAGCCGCAGTTTG AAAACAAAGAcgatgaaaaaggaaaggaaaatcAGTCATGTACAACCCCAATAAGAAACAAGCAACATTCACCGAGTCAAAAGTCGCAAATAGTGAGAACCCCTCTGAAGAGACCGCCAATTGAGAAGAAAACTGTCGAGAAGAAAACATCAGAGAATCGGTCTGACACACAAATGTCGCAG CTCGATTGCAGAGTGAACGGCCAAGACAATGCAGAACCTAGGTTACCTGTTCTTCCAGATGAGAGGAAGTCAGGAAACGAGAGTCCAAATGAATTATCCGAGAACATCCTTAAATGCTTGTTGAGTATTTTCTCGAGAATGAACAAATCTAGGAGAACTTTGAGCTTGGAAAGTTTCACTTCAGTGACTACATCACCTTCTCAAAGCGCTGGAGAGCCCGAGCTTCTCGATCCATATAAAATTTGTTCACGATTTAGTGAAAGAGATGTGGGTCCTTACAAGAACCTGTATTCAGTTGATGCCCGTTCAATAAACCCGAAAAGAACAGCTAACTGTTTGTTTTTAATTCGGCGACTCAA AATTCTTATCGCAAAACTTGGCTCGCTCAAACTGCAAAGACTCACCCATCAGGAAAAACTGGCATTCTGGATAAATATCTACAATTCATGTATGATGAAT ACATTTCTTGAACATGGAATACCAGAAACTCCGGAGACTGTCGTAGCATTGATGCAAAAG GCAACAATAAATGTGGGGGGACACCAACTAGGCGCCTTAACAATCGAACACTTCATACTGAGGTTACCTTACCACTCAAAATAT ACGTTCTCGAAAGGAGTGAAAAATGATGAGATGATTGCAAGAAGTACATTTGGATTAGAGCTCTCAGAACCTTTGGTTACATTTGCACTGTCTTGTGGAAGTTGGTCCTCTCCTGCT GTGAGAATCTACACGGCAGCTCATGTCGAGAAAGAGCTGGAAGTTGCGAAAAGGGAATACTTACAGGCAACAGTCAGTATCTCAAAAAATAACAAACTAATCATCCCAAAACTTCTTGATTGGTATCTTCTTGATTTCGCTAAAGACTTGGAGTCGTTGCTAGATTGGATTTGCCTTCAATTGCCAAATGAACATAGGAAACAAGCTTTGAAGTGCCTCGAGAGATCGAAAGACGAGCCTATCTCTCAAACTGTCCAAATTATGCCATATGAATTCAGTTTCAGGTATCTACTGCACAGATGA
- the LOC141604723 gene encoding uncharacterized protein LOC141604723 isoform X1, producing the protein MQRSKAMDAHRAVTIRRVSSRERKLALLQDVDRLKKKLRHEENIHRALERAFTRPLGTLPRLPPYLPPYTLELLAEVAVLEEEVVRLEEQVVQFRKGLYQEAVNITSSKKTVEHSSDLNDLSPMKVTSQDEDNNNLLNFASKPQFENKDDEKGKENQSCTTPIRNKQHSPSQKSQIVRTPLKRPPIEKKTVEKKTSENRSDTQMSQLDCRVNGQDNAEPRLPVLPDERKSGNESPNELSENILKCLLSIFSRMNKSRRTLSLESFTSVTTSPSQSAGEPELLDPYKICSRFSERDVGPYKNLYSVDARSINPKRTANCLFLIRRLKILIAKLGSLKLQRLTHQEKLAFWINIYNSCMMNTFLEHGIPETPETVVALMQKQATINVGGHQLGALTIEHFILRLPYHSKYTFSKGVKNDEMIARSTFGLELSEPLVTFALSCGSWSSPAVRIYTAAHVEKELEVAKREYLQATVSISKNNKLIIPKLLDWYLLDFAKDLESLLDWICLQLPNEHRKQALKCLERSKDEPISQTVQIMPYEFSFRYLLHR; encoded by the exons ATGCAAAGGAGTAAAGCAATGGATGCTCATAGAGCAGTCACAATTCGACGAGTTTCGAGTAGGGAGCGAAAATTGGCTTTATTACAAGAT GTCGATAGGCTAAAGAAGAAACTTAGACATGAAGAGAATATTCATAGAGCTCTTGAACGGGCATTTACGAGGCCACTTGGGACGCTTCCTCGTCTTCCACCGTATCTTCCACCTTAT ACTCTGGAACTTTTGGCTGAAGTTGCTGTGCTGGAAGAGGAGGTTGTTAGGCTGGAAGAACAAGTTGTACAGTTTCGAAAAGGACTATATCAAGAAGCTGTCAATATCACTTCCTCTAAAAAGACTGTCGAACATTCAAGTGATTTAAATGACCTTTCTCCGATGAAAGTTACAAGCCAGGACGAAGATAATAATAATCTCCTTAATTTTGCTTCAAAGCCGCAGTTTG AAAACAAAGAcgatgaaaaaggaaaggaaaatcAGTCATGTACAACCCCAATAAGAAACAAGCAACATTCACCGAGTCAAAAGTCGCAAATAGTGAGAACCCCTCTGAAGAGACCGCCAATTGAGAAGAAAACTGTCGAGAAGAAAACATCAGAGAATCGGTCTGACACACAAATGTCGCAG CTCGATTGCAGAGTGAACGGCCAAGACAATGCAGAACCTAGGTTACCTGTTCTTCCAGATGAGAGGAAGTCAGGAAACGAGAGTCCAAATGAATTATCCGAGAACATCCTTAAATGCTTGTTGAGTATTTTCTCGAGAATGAACAAATCTAGGAGAACTTTGAGCTTGGAAAGTTTCACTTCAGTGACTACATCACCTTCTCAAAGCGCTGGAGAGCCCGAGCTTCTCGATCCATATAAAATTTGTTCACGATTTAGTGAAAGAGATGTGGGTCCTTACAAGAACCTGTATTCAGTTGATGCCCGTTCAATAAACCCGAAAAGAACAGCTAACTGTTTGTTTTTAATTCGGCGACTCAA AATTCTTATCGCAAAACTTGGCTCGCTCAAACTGCAAAGACTCACCCATCAGGAAAAACTGGCATTCTGGATAAATATCTACAATTCATGTATGATGAAT ACATTTCTTGAACATGGAATACCAGAAACTCCGGAGACTGTCGTAGCATTGATGCAAAAG CAGGCAACAATAAATGTGGGGGGACACCAACTAGGCGCCTTAACAATCGAACACTTCATACTGAGGTTACCTTACCACTCAAAATAT ACGTTCTCGAAAGGAGTGAAAAATGATGAGATGATTGCAAGAAGTACATTTGGATTAGAGCTCTCAGAACCTTTGGTTACATTTGCACTGTCTTGTGGAAGTTGGTCCTCTCCTGCT GTGAGAATCTACACGGCAGCTCATGTCGAGAAAGAGCTGGAAGTTGCGAAAAGGGAATACTTACAGGCAACAGTCAGTATCTCAAAAAATAACAAACTAATCATCCCAAAACTTCTTGATTGGTATCTTCTTGATTTCGCTAAAGACTTGGAGTCGTTGCTAGATTGGATTTGCCTTCAATTGCCAAATGAACATAGGAAACAAGCTTTGAAGTGCCTCGAGAGATCGAAAGACGAGCCTATCTCTCAAACTGTCCAAATTATGCCATATGAATTCAGTTTCAGGTATCTACTGCACAGATGA